Proteins encoded by one window of Streptococcus sanguinis:
- a CDS encoding acyltransferase family protein — MVHCQRLFEHEALHFIQKSMFGRMAVPFFLISSAYFFRVRWKQEPQDVKLTLYIKGILKVYGFWSLVYLPYALTYFQSLHFPLYLAPLAILAALLYIGMSYQLRYIPAFLLGLLLVHFLYRKLGPKKTFALLLILYALGAIETYHAYLSPSLLTDWYDAYAKLFFTSRNGLFYTPIFIYLGYFLADYGQIALFQKKRWLSLLLASLFLAGEGILVYIRQGLDKNFFFALIPFTLFLFNWLLKTQWKRKKKLATFKRFKYPLFLSPSYLY, encoded by the coding sequence ATGGTCCATTGCCAGAGGCTTTTTGAACATGAAGCTCTACATTTTATTCAGAAGAGTATGTTTGGCCGCATGGCGGTCCCTTTCTTTTTAATTTCTTCAGCCTATTTTTTCCGAGTACGCTGGAAGCAAGAGCCTCAAGACGTGAAACTTACTCTGTATATTAAAGGTATTTTAAAGGTCTATGGCTTTTGGAGCTTGGTCTATCTCCCCTATGCTTTGACTTATTTCCAATCTCTGCATTTCCCCCTCTATCTAGCTCCTCTGGCTATTCTAGCAGCGCTCCTCTACATCGGAATGAGTTACCAGCTCCGGTATATCCCCGCCTTTCTCTTAGGCTTGCTGCTGGTCCATTTTTTGTATAGGAAGTTGGGTCCCAAGAAAACATTTGCCCTTTTGTTAATTCTCTACGCCTTAGGTGCTATTGAGACTTATCACGCCTATCTGTCGCCTAGTCTGCTGACAGACTGGTATGATGCTTATGCCAAGCTCTTTTTCACCAGCAGGAATGGCCTCTTCTATACGCCCATTTTTATCTATTTAGGCTACTTTCTAGCTGATTACGGGCAGATAGCCTTATTTCAGAAAAAACGCTGGCTGTCTCTTCTGTTGGCAAGTCTTTTCCTAGCAGGCGAAGGAATACTGGTTTACATCAGGCAGGGACTGGATAAAAACTTTTTCTTTGCTCTCATTCCCTTTACGCTCTTCTTATTCAATTGGCTGTTAAAAACTCAGTGGAAGCGTAAAAAAAAACTGGCGACATTTAAAAGATTTAAGTATCCTTTATTTCTTTCTCCATCCTATCTTTATTGA
- a CDS encoding HD domain-containing protein — protein MLKRLQQQLAFTNELEKLKATHRNNRTLDAYRFENSAEHSWQGALMALVFREYIPEEVNLEKVMSMLLIHDLGEIYAGDTFIFDDVGKSDSYDREFESLKISLDKLPSDQQESFLGLWQEFETGISMEAKYARVLDALVPLLNHLEVAQPHDNPHGLTKSQVIAKKSFIQETSENLWELAQEVIDQSVAKGLYLDE, from the coding sequence ATGCTTAAACGTCTACAACAGCAACTGGCTTTTACCAATGAGCTGGAAAAGCTGAAAGCCACTCATCGCAACAATCGAACCTTGGACGCCTATCGTTTTGAGAATTCTGCTGAGCATAGTTGGCAGGGGGCGCTTATGGCGCTAGTCTTTCGAGAATATATCCCCGAAGAAGTCAATCTGGAAAAGGTCATGTCTATGTTACTGATTCATGATTTGGGCGAAATATATGCTGGCGATACCTTTATCTTTGACGATGTGGGCAAGAGCGATTCTTACGATAGAGAGTTTGAGTCCTTGAAAATCAGTTTAGACAAGCTGCCGTCGGATCAGCAGGAATCCTTTTTAGGGCTTTGGCAGGAGTTTGAAACCGGTATTAGCATGGAGGCTAAATATGCCCGAGTGCTGGATGCTCTGGTTCCCCTGCTCAATCACTTGGAAGTCGCTCAGCCCCATGACAACCCTCATGGCCTGACCAAGTCGCAGGTCATCGCAAAGAAATCCTTTATCCAAGAAACCTCTGAAAATCTTTGGGAATTGGCTCAGGAAGTTATTGACCAAAGTGTTGCCAAGGGGCTTTACCTAGATGAGTGA
- the recJ gene encoding single-stranded-DNA-specific exonuclease RecJ — translation MISSKYDWQFATNFTDEKFLKKAKKAGLEPAAASLLYQRGVQTEEALQEFLEPSLDQLHDPYDLHDMERAVNRIRSAIENYEQILIYGDYDADGMTSASIVKETLEQLGAECQVYLPNRFTDGYGPNSSVYKYFIENQGISLIITVDNGVAGLEAIDLAQSLGVDVIVTDHHSMPEELPNAYAIVHPEHRGADYPFKHLAGCGVAFKLATALLEEVQVELLDLVAIGTIADMVSLTGENRILVKYGLSVLKNTQRVGLQELFKIAGIQPDELDEETVGFQLAPRLNALGRLDDPNPAVELLTGFDDEEARDIALMINQKNDERKEIVQQIYEEAQTMLDPKRPVQVLAKEGWNPGVLGIVAGRLLEELHQPVIVLNIEDGIAKGSARSIEAVNIFEALDSHRDLFVAFGGHAGAAGMTLEADKLAELSDILTAYILDNDLDLTGKTVLYLDEELHLPELTLDTLKSFEKLAPFGMDNKKPLFYLKDFKVDNTRTMGAGNSHLKLKISQQDASFEVVAFGQGSLATEFAQTKNLELAVSLSVNKWNGQTSLQLMLVDARVDGVQLFNIRSKNATLPDKVPVLRFTEELPDLTNSRAVVVYDLPDDLQDLKTIFQSQDFEAIYFKNEIAKPYYLTGYGNREQFAKLYKTIYQFPEFDVRYKLKDLAAYLKIDPILLVKMIQIFEELGFVSITEGVMTVNKEAEKKEIDSSHIYQDLKRLVKEQELMALGTVQEIYDYLMEAD, via the coding sequence ATGATTAGCTCAAAATACGACTGGCAGTTTGCCACAAATTTTACAGACGAAAAATTTTTAAAAAAGGCCAAGAAAGCCGGATTGGAACCCGCCGCTGCCAGTCTCCTTTACCAAAGAGGTGTGCAGACTGAAGAGGCTTTACAGGAATTTTTGGAGCCTAGTTTAGACCAGCTTCACGACCCTTATGATCTGCATGATATGGAGCGGGCAGTGAATCGCATTCGCTCAGCAATTGAGAATTATGAACAGATTTTAATCTATGGTGATTATGATGCTGATGGGATGACCTCGGCATCGATTGTCAAGGAAACCTTGGAGCAGCTGGGGGCTGAGTGTCAAGTTTATCTGCCTAATCGCTTTACGGACGGTTATGGTCCTAATAGCAGTGTTTACAAGTATTTTATTGAAAATCAAGGCATCTCGCTCATTATTACAGTGGATAATGGAGTAGCGGGCCTCGAAGCTATCGATCTGGCCCAATCTCTGGGCGTGGATGTCATCGTGACGGATCACCACTCCATGCCTGAGGAGTTGCCAAATGCCTATGCGATTGTTCATCCGGAACATAGAGGAGCGGATTACCCTTTCAAGCATCTAGCTGGTTGTGGAGTGGCTTTTAAGTTGGCAACAGCCTTGCTGGAAGAAGTCCAAGTCGAACTTTTGGACTTAGTGGCTATCGGTACCATTGCTGATATGGTCAGTCTGACGGGAGAGAATCGGATTTTGGTCAAATACGGCCTTTCCGTCCTCAAAAATACCCAGCGGGTGGGTCTTCAGGAGCTCTTCAAAATCGCAGGCATTCAGCCAGATGAGCTAGACGAAGAAACGGTTGGCTTCCAGCTTGCTCCTCGACTCAATGCACTGGGACGGCTGGATGATCCAAATCCAGCGGTTGAGCTTTTAACAGGCTTTGATGACGAAGAAGCTCGTGATATTGCGCTTATGATTAACCAGAAAAATGACGAGCGCAAGGAAATCGTCCAGCAGATTTATGAAGAAGCACAAACCATGCTGGACCCTAAGAGACCAGTGCAGGTACTGGCTAAGGAAGGCTGGAATCCTGGAGTGCTAGGGATTGTCGCTGGGCGCTTGCTGGAAGAGTTGCACCAGCCAGTCATAGTGCTCAATATTGAGGATGGTATCGCTAAGGGCAGCGCCCGCAGTATTGAAGCGGTCAATATTTTTGAAGCCTTGGACAGTCATCGTGATCTCTTTGTAGCTTTTGGTGGCCATGCTGGAGCGGCTGGAATGACCCTTGAAGCAGACAAACTAGCAGAGCTATCTGATATCCTGACAGCCTACATCTTAGACAATGATTTAGATTTGACTGGCAAAACAGTCCTGTATTTGGACGAGGAGCTGCACCTGCCAGAACTGACCCTGGATACACTCAAAAGCTTTGAAAAACTGGCGCCTTTTGGTATGGATAATAAGAAGCCGCTTTTTTACCTCAAGGATTTTAAAGTGGACAATACTCGGACTATGGGAGCTGGCAATAGCCATCTCAAGCTAAAAATTTCTCAACAAGATGCATCTTTTGAAGTAGTAGCTTTTGGGCAAGGAAGCCTGGCGACAGAGTTTGCCCAAACCAAGAATCTGGAGCTGGCTGTCAGCCTCTCTGTTAATAAATGGAATGGACAGACTAGTCTCCAGCTCATGCTGGTAGATGCTCGTGTGGACGGCGTTCAGCTTTTCAATATCCGCAGCAAAAATGCGACGCTGCCTGACAAGGTTCCAGTCTTGCGTTTCACAGAAGAGCTGCCAGATTTGACAAATAGCAGAGCGGTTGTGGTTTATGACCTGCCTGATGATTTGCAGGACTTGAAGACGATTTTTCAGTCTCAGGATTTCGAAGCTATTTACTTTAAGAATGAGATTGCCAAGCCTTACTATCTGACTGGTTATGGTAACCGTGAGCAATTTGCCAAACTCTACAAGACTATCTATCAGTTTCCCGAGTTTGACGTTCGCTATAAGCTTAAGGATCTAGCAGCTTATCTGAAAATTGACCCAATTCTCTTGGTCAAAATGATTCAAATTTTTGAAGAGCTGGGCTTTGTCAGCATCACAGAAGGAGTCATGACGGTCAATAAGGAAGCTGAAAAGAAAGAAATTGACAGCAGTCACATTTACCAAGACCTCAAGCGCCTAGTCAAAGAACAAGAACTCATGGCACTGGGAACTGTGCAGGAGATTTATGATTATTTGATGGAAGCAGACTGA
- a CDS encoding adenine phosphoribosyltransferase, translated as MNLKDYIATIENYPKEGVTFRDISPLMADGNAYSYAVREIVQYATDKKIDMIVGPEARGFIVGCPVAFELGIGFAPVRKPGKLPREVISADYEKEYGMDTLTMHADAIKPGQRVLIVDDLLATGGTVKATIEMIERLGGVVAGCAFLIELDELNGREAIGEYDYKVLMHY; from the coding sequence ATGAATTTAAAAGATTACATTGCAACAATCGAAAATTATCCTAAGGAAGGCGTGACATTCCGTGATATCAGCCCATTGATGGCTGACGGAAATGCATATAGCTACGCTGTTCGTGAGATTGTTCAGTATGCGACAGACAAGAAGATTGACATGATCGTTGGACCGGAAGCTCGTGGCTTTATCGTGGGTTGTCCAGTTGCCTTTGAGTTAGGAATCGGCTTTGCTCCAGTCCGTAAGCCTGGTAAGCTTCCTCGTGAGGTTATCTCAGCTGACTATGAAAAAGAGTATGGTATGGATACCTTGACCATGCATGCGGATGCTATCAAGCCAGGTCAGCGCGTTCTGATTGTCGATGATCTTCTTGCGACTGGTGGAACAGTGAAGGCAACGATTGAGATGATTGAGCGCCTTGGCGGCGTAGTAGCTGGCTGTGCCTTCCTTATTGAGCTGGATGAGCTCAATGGTCGCGAAGCTATCGGTGAATACGACTACAAGGTTCTGATGCACTATTAA
- the metA gene encoding homoserine O-acetyltransferase MetA has product MPIKIDKKLPAVDILSSENIFVMDDDRADHQDIRPLNILVLNLMPQKMVTETQILRHLANTPLQLTIDFLYMSSHQSKTTRAEHMETFYKTFDEVKNRYFDGLIITGAPVEHLPFEAVDYWEEFQQVIEWSKTHVFSTLHICWGAQAGLYARYGVDKHQMMRKLSGVYSQSADSSNLLFRGFDDEFYAPHSRHTEVLKEDIVNLTNLEILSYGEDTGLSVLASRDLREVYSFGHMEYDRDTLSKEYFRDLKAGKNPHIPENYFKNDDVHATPALRWSSAAALFFSNWVNYAVYQETPFDWESPENDVSFFAYL; this is encoded by the coding sequence ATGCCAATTAAGATTGATAAGAAACTGCCAGCTGTTGACATTTTAAGTTCTGAGAATATTTTTGTCATGGATGACGACAGGGCGGACCATCAGGATATCCGCCCTCTGAATATTCTGGTACTCAATCTCATGCCCCAGAAAATGGTGACGGAGACTCAGATACTGCGCCATTTGGCTAATACCCCGCTGCAGTTGACTATTGACTTCCTCTACATGAGCTCTCACCAGTCTAAAACGACACGTGCAGAGCATATGGAGACTTTCTATAAGACTTTTGATGAGGTTAAGAATCGCTATTTTGATGGCTTGATTATCACTGGTGCGCCAGTAGAGCATCTGCCTTTTGAAGCGGTGGACTACTGGGAAGAGTTCCAGCAGGTGATTGAATGGTCCAAGACCCATGTCTTTTCGACTCTGCATATCTGTTGGGGAGCTCAGGCTGGACTTTACGCTCGCTACGGCGTTGACAAGCACCAGATGATGCGCAAATTATCGGGTGTTTATAGCCAGTCAGCTGATAGCAGCAATCTGCTTTTCCGTGGCTTTGACGATGAGTTTTATGCACCGCATTCCCGTCATACTGAAGTTCTGAAGGAAGATATTGTCAACCTGACCAATCTGGAAATTCTCTCATATGGTGAAGATACCGGCCTCTCCGTGCTGGCTAGCCGAGACTTGCGAGAGGTGTATAGCTTCGGTCACATGGAATACGACCGCGATACTCTATCCAAGGAGTATTTCCGCGATTTAAAGGCGGGCAAGAATCCACACATTCCAGAGAATTATTTCAAAAACGATGATGTCCATGCTACACCGGCCTTGCGTTGGAGTTCAGCCGCGGCACTCTTTTTCAGCAATTGGGTCAATTACGCTGTCTATCAGGAGACGCCTTTTGACTGGGAAAGTCCTGAAAATGATGTATCGTTTTTTGCTTATCTATAA
- a CDS encoding DnaD domain-containing protein, translating into MTYLSAFKSGNLVIPSALLLHFKDIFDSSDDFLVWQFFYLQNTTSLEELAPSQIAEHIGKTLSEVNRSMSHLTEKGLLQYKTIELNGETEVIFDASPALEKLDELLAAKSGHQTVAKAPQNVLKDLVETFQQELGRLLTPFEIEDLTKTVQDDKTNPDLVKAALREAVFNGKANWKYIQAILRNWRKEGITTLVQVEAKREEREAANPQNVTVSDDFLNAMNLWKD; encoded by the coding sequence ATGACTTATTTATCAGCTTTTAAATCGGGCAATCTTGTAATCCCGAGTGCCCTTCTTTTACATTTTAAGGACATCTTTGATTCCAGCGATGATTTTTTGGTCTGGCAGTTTTTCTATCTGCAAAATACGACTTCTCTGGAAGAGCTGGCGCCTAGTCAGATTGCGGAGCATATTGGCAAGACCCTGTCGGAAGTCAATCGCTCTATGTCCCATTTGACGGAGAAAGGTCTCTTACAGTATAAGACCATTGAGCTGAATGGAGAGACAGAGGTTATCTTTGATGCTTCACCGGCTTTGGAAAAGCTGGATGAACTGCTGGCAGCAAAAAGCGGTCATCAGACTGTAGCAAAGGCGCCTCAGAATGTCTTGAAAGATTTGGTTGAGACCTTTCAGCAGGAGCTGGGTCGTCTCTTGACACCCTTTGAAATTGAGGACTTGACCAAGACTGTTCAAGATGATAAAACCAATCCTGACTTGGTCAAGGCTGCCCTTCGTGAGGCTGTGTTTAATGGCAAGGCCAACTGGAAGTATATTCAGGCTATCTTGCGCAATTGGCGTAAAGAAGGCATCACTACGCTTGTTCAGGTAGAAGCCAAACGGGAAGAACGTGAAGCAGCTAATCCTCAAAACGTGACAGTTTCAGATGATTTCCTCAATGCCATGAATTTGTGGAAGGACTGA
- the yghU gene encoding glutathione-dependent disulfide-bond oxidoreductase — MTYQLPKVWSAADSDQGKFSGINQPTAGARFEQKLPVGREPFQLYSLGTPNGVKVTIMLEELLAAGVTEAAYDLYKISIMDGEQFGSDFVKINPNSKIPALLDQSGHKPIPVFESANILLYLTEKFGKLIPSDLVGRTEVLNWLFWQTGAAPFLGGGFGHFFNYAPEKLEYPINRFTMEAKRQLDLLDKELAKKAYIAGDDYSIADIAIWSWYGQLVQDKLYPGAAEFLDAASYKHLSAWAEKIAARPAVQRGLASEYQEIK, encoded by the coding sequence ATGACCTATCAATTGCCAAAAGTCTGGTCTGCTGCGGACAGCGACCAAGGGAAATTTTCAGGTATCAATCAGCCTACTGCTGGCGCACGCTTTGAGCAGAAGCTTCCTGTTGGTAGAGAGCCTTTTCAGCTTTATTCGCTTGGAACTCCAAATGGGGTCAAGGTGACGATTATGCTGGAGGAACTGCTGGCAGCAGGGGTGACAGAGGCAGCCTATGACCTCTATAAGATCAGCATCATGGATGGCGAGCAGTTTGGCTCAGATTTTGTGAAAATCAATCCCAACTCCAAGATTCCGGCCTTGTTGGACCAGTCAGGTCATAAGCCGATTCCTGTCTTTGAATCGGCGAATATCTTGCTCTATCTGACAGAGAAGTTTGGAAAGCTAATTCCGTCAGATTTGGTCGGTCGGACTGAGGTGCTCAACTGGCTCTTCTGGCAGACAGGAGCTGCGCCCTTTTTGGGAGGCGGATTCGGTCATTTCTTTAACTATGCTCCAGAAAAGCTAGAATATCCCATCAACCGCTTTACGATGGAAGCCAAGCGACAGCTGGATTTATTGGACAAAGAATTGGCCAAGAAAGCTTATATCGCTGGAGATGACTACAGTATTGCTGATATTGCTATCTGGTCTTGGTATGGGCAGTTAGTACAGGATAAGCTCTATCCAGGCGCAGCTGAGTTCTTGGATGCTGCATCCTACAAACATCTATCTGCTTGGGCGGAGAAGATTGCAGCTCGTCCGGCAGTCCAGCGTGGTTTAGCTTCTGAGTATCAGGAAATTAAATAA
- a CDS encoding tRNA (adenine(22)-N(1))-methyltransferase: MQKKTISQRLERVAAFVPDGAKLLDVGSDHAYLPIYLIQEGRIENALAGEVVEGPFQSAQKNVAEHGLTKQIEVRLANGLAAFEVEDQIDTIVIAGMGGRLISEILENGRAKLGAISRLILQPNNREDELRSWLVSNGFRLLAEDILEEAGKFYEILVAEAGQQTLTEQEKRFGPFLMKQQSPAFQLRWQKELKKLEGALAHIPEKNELERSAMSQKNESIKEVLHVSK; this comes from the coding sequence ATGCAAAAAAAGACTATTTCCCAACGCTTGGAGCGAGTAGCTGCTTTTGTGCCGGATGGGGCTAAGCTGCTGGATGTTGGGAGCGATCACGCCTATCTGCCTATTTACCTGATTCAGGAGGGACGGATTGAGAATGCTCTAGCCGGAGAAGTGGTAGAAGGCCCTTTTCAGTCTGCCCAGAAAAATGTGGCAGAGCATGGGCTGACGAAGCAGATTGAGGTTCGTCTTGCCAATGGTCTGGCGGCTTTTGAAGTGGAAGATCAGATTGATACTATCGTTATAGCTGGCATGGGTGGTCGCTTGATTTCAGAGATTTTGGAAAATGGCAGAGCTAAGCTTGGAGCTATTTCCCGCTTGATTTTGCAGCCCAATAACCGAGAGGATGAGCTTCGCAGCTGGCTGGTATCTAACGGTTTTCGTTTGCTGGCTGAGGATATCTTAGAAGAGGCGGGGAAGTTTTACGAAATCCTGGTAGCAGAAGCTGGCCAGCAAACTTTAACAGAGCAAGAAAAGCGTTTTGGGCCTTTTCTAATGAAGCAACAGTCACCTGCTTTTCAGCTAAGATGGCAGAAAGAACTGAAGAAACTAGAAGGAGCACTAGCCCATATCCCAGAAAAGAATGAGCTGGAACGCTCTGCTATGTCTCAAAAAAACGAAAGTATCAAGGAGGTGCTCCATGTTAGCAAGTGA
- a CDS encoding Nif3-like dinuclear metal center hexameric protein, with protein sequence MLASEIITRYEAYCPQELSMEGDISGLQIGTLDKEVDKVLVALDIREQTVAEAIEANAGLIIVKHAPIFRPLKDLVADKAQNQIILDLIKHDIAVYVSHTNIDVVEDGLNDWFCQLLEIEETSYLSQTGPDYGIGRVGKIAPQTFGDFAAKIKATFGLDSLRLVAYEEADLERVIERVAICGGSGQSFYPEAISKGAQVYITGDIYYHTAQEMLTEGLLALDPGHHIEVLFTEKLKEKLDSWKAEEGWEIEILSSQAWTNPFRHI encoded by the coding sequence ATGTTAGCAAGTGAAATCATCACCCGATATGAAGCCTATTGCCCGCAAGAACTGTCCATGGAGGGCGACATTTCAGGTCTGCAAATCGGGACTTTGGATAAGGAAGTGGACAAGGTTCTAGTGGCGCTGGATATTCGTGAGCAGACGGTGGCGGAGGCTATTGAGGCAAATGCTGGACTGATTATCGTTAAGCATGCGCCTATCTTTCGCCCGCTCAAAGACCTAGTGGCAGATAAGGCACAAAATCAAATCATTTTAGATCTTATCAAGCATGATATTGCTGTCTATGTCAGCCATACCAATATTGATGTCGTGGAGGACGGGCTTAATGATTGGTTCTGCCAGCTTTTAGAGATTGAGGAGACAAGTTATCTTAGTCAGACGGGGCCAGATTACGGTATTGGCCGCGTAGGGAAGATTGCTCCTCAGACCTTTGGGGACTTTGCGGCTAAGATCAAGGCAACTTTTGGACTAGATAGTTTGCGTCTGGTCGCTTATGAAGAAGCGGATCTCGAACGCGTGATTGAGCGTGTAGCTATCTGCGGTGGCAGCGGTCAGTCCTTTTATCCAGAGGCTATTTCCAAGGGAGCGCAGGTCTACATTACAGGTGATATTTACTATCACACAGCCCAGGAAATGCTGACAGAAGGTCTTTTGGCGCTGGATCCTGGACACCATATCGAGGTTCTTTTCACGGAAAAATTGAAAGAAAAGCTTGATTCTTGGAAGGCAGAAGAGGGCTGGGAGATTGAGATTCTATCTAGCCAGGCTTGGACCAATCCTTTCCGCCATATTTGA
- a CDS encoding NAD(P)/FAD-dependent oxidoreductase, with amino-acid sequence MKKVAVIGAGIVGSTAAYYLSKSPDVEVTVFDDGKGQATKAAAGIISPWFSKRRNKAWYRMARLGADFYQDLIAELKSAGIQTDFYQQTGVYLLKKDESKLQELYDLAANRREESPLIGDLSLLSLQEAHEKFPDLQGFERLLYASGGARVEGALLTETLVKASKAELVEKKASLTVDGEQLLVDGRRFDCVILAVGAWLGEILQPLGYKTDVRPQKGQLRDFKLAEKTDDYPVVMPEGELDIIPFPAGKVSVGASHENDQGFDLTVDKKVLDQLQREAETYLPRLSNAEILGERVGIRAYTSDFAPFFGAVPDLLNVYAASGLGSSGLTTGPLIGCQLAQMALGEAGLLNPADYPIEQYVKKV; translated from the coding sequence ATGAAAAAAGTAGCAGTGATTGGAGCTGGGATTGTTGGCTCAACAGCCGCTTACTATCTATCCAAATCCCCAGATGTGGAAGTGACTGTCTTTGATGACGGCAAGGGGCAGGCAACCAAGGCAGCCGCTGGCATTATCAGTCCTTGGTTTTCCAAGCGGCGCAATAAGGCTTGGTACAGGATGGCGCGTCTGGGCGCTGATTTTTATCAGGACTTGATTGCGGAACTGAAATCGGCTGGAATCCAGACAGACTTTTACCAACAGACAGGTGTTTATCTGCTGAAAAAGGATGAGAGCAAGCTGCAGGAGCTTTATGATTTGGCTGCTAATCGTCGTGAAGAGTCGCCCTTAATAGGGGACTTGAGTCTTCTCAGCCTTCAGGAAGCCCATGAGAAATTTCCAGACTTGCAAGGCTTTGAGCGGCTTCTTTATGCTTCCGGTGGTGCCCGTGTGGAGGGAGCACTCTTGACGGAGACGCTTGTGAAAGCAAGCAAGGCAGAGTTGGTTGAGAAAAAGGCAAGCTTGACAGTAGATGGAGAGCAACTTCTTGTGGACGGACGCAGATTTGACTGTGTTATCTTAGCTGTGGGGGCTTGGCTAGGAGAAATCTTGCAGCCACTGGGCTATAAGACAGATGTTCGGCCGCAAAAGGGACAGCTACGTGATTTTAAGCTGGCTGAAAAGACGGATGACTACCCTGTGGTTATGCCTGAGGGCGAGCTGGATATTATTCCCTTTCCAGCAGGCAAGGTCAGCGTCGGTGCTAGCCATGAAAATGATCAGGGCTTTGATTTAACGGTAGATAAGAAAGTGCTGGATCAGTTGCAGCGAGAAGCGGAAACTTACTTGCCAAGGTTGTCTAATGCAGAGATTCTAGGTGAGCGCGTGGGAATACGGGCTTATACCAGTGACTTTGCGCCTTTCTTCGGAGCTGTACCAGATTTGCTAAATGTCTACGCTGCCAGCGGATTAGGCTCTTCTGGTCTGACAACTGGCCCGCTCATCGGATGCCAATTGGCTCAGATGGCTTTGGGAGAAGCGGGGCTGCTGAATCCAGCTGACTATCCTATTGAACAGTATGTGAAGAAGGTTTGA
- a CDS encoding 8-oxo-dGTP diphosphatase — protein MTETILNWVNICVKKDDEILLLNRQHDNFKGWIQPGGKVEFPESFFEAARRELKEETGLTALNMKLKGISGFTNPSKKERYVYYDFLCTAFEGQVRGNDHEGEPKWWKISELGQIDMQDDIRERLPLYWRKGSFERIHYWNEEKHCIGETKTILYD, from the coding sequence ATGACAGAAACCATTTTGAATTGGGTCAATATTTGTGTGAAAAAAGATGATGAAATTTTACTGCTTAATCGCCAGCATGATAACTTTAAAGGGTGGATACAACCAGGCGGGAAGGTGGAGTTTCCAGAATCTTTTTTCGAAGCTGCAAGGCGCGAATTAAAAGAAGAAACAGGGCTGACTGCTCTAAACATGAAATTGAAGGGAATTTCAGGCTTCACTAATCCGAGTAAAAAAGAACGGTATGTGTATTACGATTTTCTTTGTACTGCCTTTGAGGGGCAAGTTAGGGGAAACGATCATGAAGGGGAGCCCAAATGGTGGAAGATTTCGGAACTTGGCCAAATAGATATGCAGGACGACATACGTGAACGTTTGCCTCTCTACTGGCGGAAAGGCTCTTTCGAGCGGATTCATTACTGGAATGAGGAAAAACACTGTATAGGGGAAACCAAGACGATTTTGTATGATTGA
- the tmpA gene encoding ZIP family manganese transporter TmpA, whose product MDWLRSQPVVMQAFLAGLFTWGCTIVGSAVVFFFKQVSRKLLDIMMGFAAGVMIAASFWSLLAPSIEYAEVSYGKLSWLPAAIGFLVGGFFLRLIDAVVPHLHLSKDISEAESVPEHSRNKLSKTALLFLAITIHNFPEGLAVGVAFGALAANPSLEAFVVAIGLALGIGLQNVPEGAALSIPIRTDGKSRLKAFYWGSMSAIVEPIGAVLGAVAVMAMTAILPYALSFAAGAMIFVVVEELIPDSQTNGNTDVATLGLMVGFVLMMVLDVALG is encoded by the coding sequence ATGGACTGGTTACGATCGCAGCCTGTAGTTATGCAGGCATTCTTGGCTGGGCTTTTTACATGGGGATGTACCATTGTGGGCTCGGCTGTTGTATTTTTCTTTAAACAGGTCAGTCGCAAGTTGCTGGATATTATGATGGGCTTTGCGGCAGGCGTCATGATTGCGGCTTCCTTTTGGTCGCTTTTGGCACCGTCAATTGAGTATGCGGAGGTTTCTTATGGTAAGCTATCCTGGTTGCCTGCGGCGATTGGCTTTTTAGTGGGAGGTTTTTTCCTGCGGCTGATTGATGCTGTGGTGCCTCACTTGCACTTGAGCAAGGATATTTCGGAGGCAGAGAGTGTTCCCGAGCATAGCCGAAATAAGCTGTCCAAGACTGCTCTGCTCTTTTTAGCCATTACCATTCACAATTTTCCAGAAGGTTTGGCAGTCGGAGTAGCCTTTGGTGCTTTGGCCGCCAATCCTAGCCTGGAAGCCTTTGTCGTCGCAATTGGCCTAGCTTTGGGAATTGGCCTGCAAAACGTCCCAGAAGGAGCGGCTCTGTCCATTCCGATTCGGACGGACGGCAAGTCTCGGCTTAAAGCCTTTTATTGGGGTTCCATGTCTGCGATTGTAGAGCCAATTGGGGCTGTTCTGGGGGCAGTGGCTGTTATGGCTATGACGGCTATTCTGCCCTATGCCCTATCCTTTGCGGCGGGTGCTATGATTTTCGTGGTGGTAGAGGAGCTGATACCGGATTCGCAGACCAATGGCAATACTGATGTGGCGACTTTAGGTCTCATGGTGGGCTTTGTTCTCATGATGGTCTTGGATGTGGCTTTGGGATAG